Genomic segment of Paenibacillus sp. FSL R5-0623:
TTCAAGCCTTCCATAGCCAGTGCAGCACACATGGTTGCCGCATGCTGTTCTGCGATCCCTACGTCAATCATGCGGTCAGGAAATTCCTTACTAAAAGGAATGAGACCTGATCCTGTAGGCATTGCGGGCGTTACCGCTACGACCCGCTTATCCTGCTTCGCAAGATCAATTAACGTTTGACCAAACACTTCCGTGTACATCGGTTTTCCAACTGCCTTCAGCACTTGCCCAGATTCAATTTTGTACGGAGAAATCCCGTGCCACTTGTGCGAATCTGCTTCTGCTGGCTGATAACCTTTGCCTTTGGTCGTGAGCACGTGAACGAGCACAGGACCATCAACGTTATCTGCCTGTTTGAAGGTTTCAATCAATTTGGGAATATCGTGCCCATCAATCGGTCCCAAATACGTGAAGCCCAGTTCTTCGAAAAGAACACCTGGTACCATCATATATTTGACACTATCTTTGATCCAGCTTGCCGATTTGGCCAAACGGTCCCCAATAGCAGGAATTTTTTTAAGCATCCCCTCGACATCATCTTTCGCTTTCAGATAATGACGATCCGAACGAATCTTGCTCAAATATTTATGCATGGCCCCAACGTTTGGAGCAATGGACATTTCATTATCATTCAGAATAACCATCAGTTTTCTCTGCTCATGACCGATATGATTAAGGGCCTCAAAAGCCATACCACCTGTAAGCGCTCCATCACCAATCATCGCGATAACTTGGTTGTTCTCACCCTTCAGATCACGTGCAAGGGCCATCCCCATCGCAGCGGACAATGAAGTACTGCTGTGTCCAGCTTCCCATACATCATGTTCACTTTCGTTGCGTTTGACAAACCCGCACAGGCCGTTATGTTGACGCAATGTATCAAAGCGATCCATACGCCCTGTCAGGACTTTATGCACATACGCCTGATGCCCTACATCAAAAATCATTTTGTCTGCTGGACTGTTATAGCAGTAATGCAGGGCTACCGTGAGCTCAACCACGCCTAAGTTGGGTGCGAGATGCCCACCTGTAACAGACAGTTTCTCAATCAGAAACTGCCGGATCTCTGCCGACAAAAGGGCAAGATCATCCTGAGACATCGACTTTAGATCACTGGGTTGTTTAATTTGTGGAAGCAGCACGAGAATCTCCCCGCTTTCCTAGATTGTTTAGTTATTGTTGTAAATCGATATATACATTATGAATCAAATGACATTAAATCATTATAACATAAAAGAACAAGAATCATAATTTACTGCACTATACTCCCGATAACGAGCATTCTCGCCAGCAAGTTATTTAAAATTCTTCTCCATATGTATTCACGCATCCACTCGGGACAGCTCTTTCCATCTACTCGGAAAAAGGACATTACATTCATTACACGGTTACATAGATTTTGAAACAGACCGCTCCGTCAGAATCTAATGGTCACGACTCATCAGATAATCGGCAATTTCCAGCAATCTGGATGAATCAGGTAACTCGGCTCTTTCAAGTGCATCTTTTGCAGATTGGGTAAGGGATTTCACTTCCTCTACAGAAGCCTCCATGCCAATAAAATAAGGATATGTTACCTTCTGCTGATTCACATCGCTCTGTGTTTTCTTGCCCATCTTCTGCTCGTCACCCGTCAGGTCGAGAATATCATCCTGAATCTGGAACGCCAGCCCCAGATCACGGCCAAACACACGTAAGGCTTCCAATTGTCCTTCCGTTGCTCCACCAATTCGTGCTCCAGCAATGAGTGAGAAAACAATCAGGTCACCTGTTTTGTGCAAATGAATATATTCGAGCTGTGAAAGATCAGTCATGCCTTGTTCGCCTTCCATATCCGCAACTTGGCCGCCGACCATCCCTCTTGCTCCAGCAAGTTCGGACATGTCCTCTACGATGGACAGCAACGCATCTGCCGCCACACCACTACGGCGTCCAGCTTGAACAATGCTATAAAAAGCATGAGTTAGCAACGCATCGCCCGCCAATATAGCTGTTGCTTCACCATATACCTTATGATTCGTTAATTTTCCCCTGCGGTAATCATCATTATCCATAGCAGGCAGGTCGTCGTGGATCAGTGAATACGTATGAACCATCTCCACGGCGCAGGCTACCGGCATTGCAGCTGTACGCTGTGCACCGAAGGCTTCCGCCGCAGCAACGACCAGAAGAGGACGAAGGCGTTTGCCTCCGGCCATGAGTGAGTACTGCATCGCATCCGTCAACGATTGGGGTACATCCCAGTGATCGGGAAGCGTGTGTTTCAACGCTTCTGTCACCTCAGCTGTGACCTCTTCGAGATATGCTTGAAACGAAGGACGATTACTCATGGACTTCACCGCTCTCATCGTCAGCAGTTCCGAAAGGCTTCTTGCGAAGCTCTCCATCTTCTTCTACGATCATCTCGATCTTGCGTTCCACTTGTTCCAGCTTCAGACCGCAAAGTTGCGAAAGTTTCATCCCGCGTTGAAACAGATCGATGGCCTGTTCCAACGGAACATCACCATGTTCCAGCTGACCTACGATGTCTTCCAATGCCGCCATTGCCTCTTCAAAATTCAATTCCGGTTCATTCGCCATGGGCATTGTCGTCCTCCTTCATTCCCCAAACCTGACAGTCCAGCTGTCCGTCTGTTAATTTAATCTTAATTGAATCTCCAGGCTGTACATCCTTCATCGACTTGATCAATCGCTGTTCTTGCTCGTCATAGACAAGGCTGTATCCCCGTGACATGACTTTAAGCGGGCTAAGCGCATCCAGATGCCGCACAGATGATTTCCACTGCTGCTGCTTCGATCTGGTTATAGACCTGATCGCAAGTTCCAGTTGTCTGCGTGCTGCCGCATTCTCACGGCGTGCTGCATTGACCTGCTCACGAGGATTGAATCGTTGCAGTGCTGCCCGCAGACGCTCCTGCTTCTCTCCTGTCCATTTCATACGCGTATCCACTGTTCTCAAAAGCCGTTGATGCATCATATCCAGTCGTTCCGTGTGCTGCATCAAGGTACGTCTTGGATGAACCAGCACTGGCGAACGCTGTAATCTTGCGAGCCGTTCACGATTATGTACAGCACGCTGACGTAAGCTGTGCTGTAACTGGCGCTGACGTTGTCCGATCTGATCAAGCAACTCAGCTCGATTAGGTACAGCTAATTCAGCAGCTGCTGTAGGTGTAGCCGCACGCAAATCGGCTGCAAAATCAGCAATAGTGAAGTCCGTTTCGTGCCCAACCGCAGAAATGACAGGAATATCCGAAGCAACTATTGCTCTTGCCACAATCTCCTCATTAAAGGCCCACAACTCCTCCAGTGAACCGCCTCCGCGTCCAACGATAAGTACATCGGCTTCTCCCATCCGGTTCAGGTTGCCAATCGCTTTGACAATGGAAGGTGCTGCACCCTTCCCTTGAACCAGAACCGGATATAAAACAACTTTGGCAGAAGGGTATCTGCGCTGGAGTGTGATCATGATGTCTCGCACCGCCGCTCCCGTCGGTGAAGTTACAACCCCGATGGTCTGTGGATAACGAGGGATCTGTCTTTTTCGCGAAGGTGAAAATAACCCTTCATCCTCAAGCTTTTTCTTCAGCTGTTCGTAAGCCAGATACAGACTTCCAATTCCGTCCGGTTGCATATGGGTAGCGTAGAATTGATACTGCCCATCCCGTTCATACACCGAGACATTACCACGGGCAATAACCCTTGCACCCTCCTTCGGTACAAAGGGTAATCGCTGGTTATGGGACGCAAACATAATGGACTTGATCCGGCTGTCCTTGTCCTTCAATGTAAAATACATATGGCCGCTGGAGTGATGTGTGAAATTCGAAATCTCCCCGCGCAGCCAGACGTCCGACAGGACCTGATCCGATTCCAGTTTCATCCGGATGTATCGGTTCAGGTCTTTGATGGAGTAGATCTTTTGATCTGCCACAGACAAAACCCTAGGCCAATCCGTGAGCGCGCTTGGCAGCGATCAATGTATTTTGCATTAGCATTGTGATTGTCATCGGACCAACACCACCTGGAACGGGTGTAATTGGACCAGAAACTTCTTTCACACTCTCGAAATCAACGTCTCCTGCCAGTTTGCCATTCTCCAAACGGTTCATGCCGACATCAATAACAACAGCACCTGGTTTCACAAAATCAGCATCCACAAAGTTTGCACGACCGATGGCTACAACCAAAATATCCGCCTGACGTGTAATTTCTTTCATGTTTGCTGTACGGGAATGACACATGGTTACTGTTGCATTCTCACGTTGCAGTAAAAGCGATACCGGTTTACCAACGATGTTGCTTCTTCCAATGACCACCGCATGTTTACCGGACATTTCCAACCCAGTACGTTTGATCAGTTCAATTACACCCGCTGGGGTACATGGAAGCAGACTATCGTCTCCTATAACAAGATTACCAACATTGACTGGATGGAACCCGTCTACGTCTTTATCCACGGCAATCGCGTCAATGACCGCTTTCTCTTCGATATGCTTCGGTAGTGGGAGTTGAACCAAAATTCCGTTAATGGATTGTTGATTGTTCAGCTTGTCCACCAGCGCAAGCAGATCTTCTTGGGACGTATCTGCATCCAAGCGATGCACTTCGGAGTAGAAACCGAGGTCGTGACATGCTTTTTCTTTATTACGCACATATACTTGGGATGCCGGATCTTCCCCGACGAGCACAACAGCCAGACCAGGTACTACCCCCTGTTCGCTAAGCTGTTTTACTTCTGTTGTCATGCTTGCGCGGATCTCTTGGGATACTTCTTTACCGTTAATAATAGATGCTGTCATTGTACTCTCTCTCCCTTATGTGAATATAAATTTAGAGGTTGTTCAAAAAAACCGCTTTTGATTACGAAGGATACTGAAAACCGGTCCTTTTGAACATGCTCCATAGTTAATCATAACTTAAGATAATTTTGCTTTAATCGCGTCAACTTCCTGAATCATGCGTCCAAGTACGCCATTGACGAATTTGCCGGATTCTTCTGTACCAAAATATTTGGACAGTTCAATTGCTTCATTGACCGATACCTTTGCCGGAATGTCATCACGAAACACCATTTCATACGTAGACAGTCGTAGAATCTGGCGATCTACACGTGACAGACGGCTAATCTGCCAACCTTTCAAATAATCCACAAGCAGACCGTCAATTGCTTCCTTATTGTTCCAGGCTCCTTGTACAATCTCAGTAACATAAGTACGCATTACATCTGCATCGCGGATAACTACTTCGGTTTCATTATCTTCTGCAGCTTCATTGATCAACATGTTTACAGCTTCTGCTGCACCCACCTCATTCATTTCCATCTGATACAGACTTTGTACTGCAATTTCCCTTGCCAAACGTCTTTTCATGTCCTGCCTCCTGCAGCGCTCCGTCTGGAGCGTCATCATGCTTATTTTATAATCCATGCATCCATCTCATCAAATCCAGTATAGGTTGAATCAATGGCTTCCATGGTATTGTTATTGTTATCCCTTTTCACAAAAAAACCTGCAATACGTTTCCTCCAAAAAACGGGCAACCTAAACTACAGCTCTATTTTCGGAAGAAACATATTGCAGGGTTCAGGTAGGTCACTTAAACGGACGCCAGCGATCGCCAAGCCATTGTCCCCACTCCCTCCAGGGAATGGACGAACCCAGCTTCGAATCGCTTCGTCTGCCTAACGTATAACCGATGAACACCAAGAGTGCAAAGAACAACATATCCCAAAAACCGATCCATACATAAAGAAATCCAAAAAAGATGCCGCCGATAATTCCGGTAATTCGGCCTCTGTGACTATCCCAAATCTCTTTCCACAGCATCAGTGAAACTCACCTCATTCCACTCGACTCTTGTAGTTAGGCGACTGGGTTACATTAGCGATATACACCGTGACAAAAGAAACCGGGATGCCCGTAATCTCTTGTACATGATCATGTATCGCCTTTTGCAGATCAGAAGTCAGCGCAGGAATAGGTGTCTCACCATCCACTACTGCACGGATCATAATCTCCAGTCCTGACTCAACCACACGTATGCGTGCCTTGACATCACGTACTCCCCGGAAACGGGAAGTTGCCTTCAAACAGAGATTCTCAATCGTCTCCATCGAAATCTGTACATCACCAAACTCAGTACGTTGATCTACAGATGGCAACGATGCACGCTCACGCCGAACCGAGATGTAGAAAAATCGCAAACTCAGGATAAACAAAATCGCTGCTGCAATAACCGACGCAACAATAACGTTTTGTTCCTGCTGGTAATTCAATTCGTAAGGCAGCACACCGCTAATCAGAAGAATGACGGCTGCCGATATTGCTCCAACGCTTATGCTGTATATAAACAACAGAAGCCGATCCAGTATTTTAGCCACGAACTGCACAGCCTCCCTTGCTCACTAACATTACTTAACCAGTTCACTAGCAAAAAATCAGATCCTCATCTAGCTTTCGCTATAATGAAGACCTGTCCAAGACGGGATAACCCCCGGCAGATGATGCCGGGGGAATCTGTCTTCTTTTATTTTACGCGCTGACTGTTCAGGTCGATCTCTTCCACTTTCTCGGTGCTCTTGAACTGAACGTCATGAATGTGCACATTCACTTCATTCACATTCAATCCTGTCATGTTCTCGATGGAACGTTTCACGTTCTGTTGAATCTCCGTAGCTACTTGTGGCAGACGGTATCCGTACTCGATAATTACGGAAACATCAACTGCCGCTTCACGTTGGCCCACTTCAACTTTAACGCCTTTGGAAAGGTTTTTGCGACCAAGCAATTCAGCAAATCCGCCAGCGAATCCGCCACTCATGCCTGCAACACCTTTCACTTCAAGGGTCGCCAATCCAGCAATCACTTCAATAACTTCAGGTGCGATCTGGATTTCACCGATATCCGTTCGTTCAAATTCAGTCGGTAGTGTACTCATAACTGTTCAACACACCTTTCGCGAGATAAGTTTGCGGCCATCCGTCAGGGCGCTGGACTCAGGTTAATCAACCTTCAGAACCCTTCCGGTCCGGCTTTACCGGAACTCCTGCAAACATCCGCGAGGTGCGGGCTTATCCTTTGCAGGAGACATGCGCTCTTATTATTCATACTATATCATTTGGGCTACATTATGACAAACAAGCCCAATATACCTTTTAAATCTCGTTTTCCTCAAGAAATTTGATATCAAAGTCACCACGAATGAACGTTGGGTGCTCCAGCAATTTCTGATGGAAAGGAATAGTTGTGGATATGCCTTCAATCGCAAATTCCCCAAGCGCACGTTTCATCTTGGCAATCGCCTCTTCACGATTCGCTCCCCACACGATCAATTTTGCGATCATGGAGTCATAGAAAGGTGAAATGGTATAACCCGGATAAGCAGCACTATCTACACGAACACCAGGTCCTCCCGGTGCAAGGTAGAATCCGATTTTGCCTGGTGATGGCATAAAGTTACGGTCCGGATCTTCCGCATTGATACGACATTCAATGGACCAGCCATTGATAACCACGTCTTCCTGACGGAATGAAAGTGGGTTGCCTTCAGCTACCGAGATCATCTCACGGATCAGATCCACGCCAGTAACCATCTCAGTTACCGGGTGCTCTACCTGAATACGCGTATTCATCTCCATGAAATAGAACTCGCCGTTCGGGCTGAGCAGGAACTCCAATGTACCCGCTCCCGAGTAATCCACAGCAAGGGCAGCCCGTACCGCAGCTTCACCCATCAATGTACGCACATCTTCGGAGAGAATCGGACACGGCGCTTCCTCTACCAATTTCTGGCGACGACGCTGAACCGAGCAATCACGCTCTCCCAGATGTGCCGCATTTCCGTGTTTATCAGCAATGATCTGAATTTCCACGTGTTTCATGCCTGTCAGGAATTTCTCCAGATATACACCTGCATTGCCAAATGCCTTTTGTGCTTCCTGCTGAGCAGCGGTAATCTGCTTAATCAGCGTTTCTTCATCTTCGGCAATACGAATTCCCTTACCTCCGCCACCAGCAGTAGCTTTGATAATAATAGGATATCCGATATCTCTAGCAATCATGATGGCTTCATCCATATTTTCAACAAGGCCGTCTGATCCAGGAATAACAGGTACTCCTGCATCTTTCATCGTCTGTTTGGCAACAGCTTTGTCACCCATTTTGGTGATGGCTTCAGGAGAAGGTCCAATAAACGTAATATTGCAAGACTCACAAATTTCCGCAAAATCAGCATTCTCCGCCAAAAAACCGTATCCAGGATGGATTGCATCACATTCCGTCAGCGTAGCTACACTCATCAGATTTGTGAAGTTGAGGTAACTGTCCTTAGACAGTGTCGGTCCGATACAATAAGCCTCATCTGCAAGACGAACATGCAGAGAATCCTTGTCCGCTTCCGAGTAGACGGCTACCGTTGAGATACCGATTTCACGGCAGGCACGAATAATACGTACCGCAATCTCTCCACGGTTCGCAATCAGTATTTTTTGAAATTTCATTTCGTTTTGTCCTCCTTCGAAGCTCATGCGGTTAGCTGTTTACCAGCTATAACGGTTATTCCGGTTTCACCAGGAAAAGGGGCTGCCCATACTCGACCAGCTGTCCGTTCTCAACCAGCACTTCAACGATTTCTCCCTTGATGTCCGCATCAAGCTCGTTCATCAGCTTCATAGCTTCGATGATACATACCGTTGTTTTCTCAACAACTTTATCACCAGCGCTCACAAAAGGACCCGCTTCCGGCGAGGAAGCTCTGTAAAAAGTACCTACCATCGGAGATACAATTTTATGTAAATGACTTGTAGTATCGACCTGCGGTGCAGCTTCACTTACCACTGCTGCCGGCTGTACTTGCGGAGCAGCAATCATTTGCGGTTGCACAGCAGCTGCTTGAACATACTCCGTTTTGCCCGGTTTGCGGATTGATAACCGTGATCCTTCATTTTCAATTTCCAACTCTTGAACGGAACTTTCATCTACCAGTTTAATCAGTTCTTTGATTTCACTCAATTTAAACATTTCCATTATTCACTCCTTCGGCATCATGCCAGTCTCACTAGGACGGTCATATGGCTTTATGTATTATATCATAATCATTAAAAATGGAAAGAGCCCGAGAGTACAACCAGCTCCCGGGACTGCATTTCCATGATTTGGATTACTGTTCAGTGACGTATTGCACGCTGATTTTGTTCTGTGAAACCGCCAATTCTTTCATGACCAGATCCACAATGGATACCGCCTGTTTTACATCCAGTTTGTCACTGAGGACCACAACTTTATACTTGTCGGCATCTTCTTGAACGATCGCATTAGCGAACTGTTGAGAGAGCGTCTCCTCAATGCCAGTGATTTTAGCTTCTTTTTCTTCCAGTGTACGGAGTTGCTCCGTTGCTTTGGCATTCTCTTCTGGCGTTTTGCTCAGATCACCTGCCACGGTCATCAGTTCCTCATACTTACGATTGTTACTTTCCTCACGTTGCCACTGGTAGTTCTGGAACTGGCTGCTCGCAGATGCTGTCGTATTCTGTTCTTCCATTTCCTTGAGGACTTCCTCATCTGTCTTGGTTGCAGTGCCGCCTGCCTGACCCTCTGTCTCTGGTGTAGTTGTTGCCCCTTTGTCGGTCTCTTTGTTGGTTTCCTTGCCTGCCTCACCCTTATTCTCGCCTGGTTCGACAGCAGGTGTTTTCTCTGTATTTCCAGCTTCTTTACCTTCCGTAGCCGCCGGTTCTTCCACAGCGCCAGCCGCACTTGGATCACTTTCAACTTCGCCGCTATTCACCACTTCATTCATAACCAAACCTTCTGTAGGATCAAGAATGCCTGCCGTCTCCTTGGCTTCCCCTTGCTTGATTCCATCCACTTGCTGACTGTCAGCCACCGGCGCGTTGACTGGACCGGAATCCTCAGTGAACAGATAATACGCGGACAAAATGACCATCAGACTCAGCATGGAAACGAGCCATACCGTTTGACGTTTGTTATTCATTAGAACTTCCTCCTCAAATTGGCTTCAATCTTATGAGAATTGAATCTTGTGATTCAACACATCAGATTAGTCTTGTTTGCGCGGTACAACCGAGATCCGGTAGGCTGCCACATTCAGTCCTTTTTCCACAGCATCGGTTATCAGGTCCTTCACAACCTTGTTCTCTGCACCCCTCGCAACTACAAGCACCCCGCGGATCTGCGGTTTGAGCTTTTTGGTCACTATAGGTGTCTGATCCCCTGATATTTCGTACGTAATAATCTCGCCATCACGGGTATATTGCGTCATATGCCGTTTGCCCCCGCTAGCATCGGTTTCTTCGGTAAGTTGCTGAGAATCCTTCACATTCCGCTGAACGACCAATTCTTCTGTGGAATCCACGGTAACCATCACATCAACCGTTCCCACACCAACAATGTTTTCCAGCACACCTTTGATTTTGTCTTCAAATGCAATTTCGATCGCCTGAAAAGGATTCTGTTCCGACGGATTACTCTGTATGGATGCCATGGATGTTGCCGGGTCCGGTGGTTCCCGACCGATATTTTCGGAATCAATTTTTTTGACATTGACGAAGGAATTGAACAGCATGATTCCCACCCCGATCAAACCCAGGATAATCAGCCAGCGGAAGGTTTGACTGCGCCTTGCCCCACCCTCTCCCCCACCCATCCAGGTTTCCATCTTTTTGAACCATTGTTTCATCGGACACCCTCCTTCTCAGAGCACTTCAGCACTTTTGGGTTCTGTCACTTGAACGTTGTTTGCATCAACATCCCACTTCTCAGTCAACAATGTAATAATCTGCACCGCATGTTCGGACCTTGTGGATGTCTCACCTTGCTGCTTAGTCTCATCTGCTTGATCACGTGTAACAGGCTCGGAAGACGCTTCATTTCCATCACGTTGCTCTCTACTCACATTAATCTGTACATCAGGCACTTCAATCTGACCGATCTGGATGGGCTGCTGTATTTGATGTGATTTATCCTTCTCGACTTCTGTGTCTGTTCCAAATATGGGTTGTGTGTTAGCAGCGACTTCTTGCTGCCCTGCCTTCACTTCTCCTTCTACACCCTCTGCGGCCATCTCGACCAGGACACGCTGGATCACAGGCAGTTCGACTGATGAGGCAGCTTCCATCTCCGTTTCATATTTACTCATGGTCAGCTGTACCTCTACGGACCGCACCTTGGCTCCTGTTGTTTCTTCAATCTGACCTTTCATGACATTAGCCAGTTCTTTGGCTGTCCATTGTAAGGATTGTTCCTGTTCATTGGATTGCAGCCGTTTGCCCTGAGCTAATATCTGTTCGAGTGTCGCATTCCCATTCGATGGAGCATCCATTGCAGACATTGCCCGTTTCAGTTCGCCAACCGGATCACTTTTGAGCAGCTTGGTTATGGGTGATAAAAGGGTCAGCAGGATGAGAAGGCTCAGCACAAGCTTGACATAACGTTCCATGGATCGATTGGGCAACAACATATCCACAAAAGTCGCCAGCAGAACGATCATAATCAATTCCTGGAGCCAGTTGCTCAGCCACCCCATCCTTTCCACCCCCTTTCTTGCCAACATACATTCAGCGCATCATGACAGTCAGATTGCCCGCGGTCAGCAAGATGGTAATTGCCAGAAAAAACATCAGCCCGACGGCTGCGAGCGCCGCAAATACGTAGATCATACTCTTGCCGATGGCCTGGAGGCATCCTACAATCGGGGTGTCTCCAAGCGGTTGCATAATGGCACCAGTTACGTTGTATATCAAGGCAAGAGCCAGGATCTTGAGTGCCGGAAAGGCACATAGAAACAAAATGATGATCACTCCGGTAAGTCCAATTGCATTTTTGACAAGTAAAGAAGCTGTAATTACCGTATCCGTCGCATCCGCAAATGTTCTGCCCACGACAGGGACAAAGTTGCCTGCGATGTATTTGGCAGCCTTCAGGCTGACTCCATCCGCTACCGATCCCGATGCTCCCTGTACCGAG
This window contains:
- the nusB gene encoding transcription antitermination factor NusB, giving the protein MKRRLAREIAVQSLYQMEMNEVGAAEAVNMLINEAAEDNETEVVIRDADVMRTYVTEIVQGAWNNKEAIDGLLVDYLKGWQISRLSRVDRQILRLSTYEMVFRDDIPAKVSVNEAIELSKYFGTEESGKFVNGVLGRMIQEVDAIKAKLS
- the accB gene encoding acetyl-CoA carboxylase biotin carboxyl carrier protein — protein: MFKLSEIKELIKLVDESSVQELEIENEGSRLSIRKPGKTEYVQAAAVQPQMIAAPQVQPAAVVSEAAPQVDTTSHLHKIVSPMVGTFYRASSPEAGPFVSAGDKVVEKTTVCIIEAMKLMNELDADIKGEIVEVLVENGQLVEYGQPLFLVKPE
- the accC gene encoding acetyl-CoA carboxylase biotin carboxylase subunit — protein: MKFQKILIANRGEIAVRIIRACREIGISTVAVYSEADKDSLHVRLADEAYCIGPTLSKDSYLNFTNLMSVATLTECDAIHPGYGFLAENADFAEICESCNITFIGPSPEAITKMGDKAVAKQTMKDAGVPVIPGSDGLVENMDEAIMIARDIGYPIIIKATAGGGGKGIRIAEDEETLIKQITAAQQEAQKAFGNAGVYLEKFLTGMKHVEIQIIADKHGNAAHLGERDCSVQRRRQKLVEEAPCPILSEDVRTLMGEAAVRAALAVDYSGAGTLEFLLSPNGEFYFMEMNTRIQVEHPVTEMVTGVDLIREMISVAEGNPLSFRQEDVVINGWSIECRINAEDPDRNFMPSPGKIGFYLAPGGPGVRVDSAAYPGYTISPFYDSMIAKLIVWGANREEAIAKMKRALGEFAIEGISTTIPFHQKLLEHPTFIRGDFDIKFLEENEI
- the xseB gene encoding exodeoxyribonuclease VII small subunit translates to MANEPELNFEEAMAALEDIVGQLEHGDVPLEQAIDLFQRGMKLSQLCGLKLEQVERKIEMIVEEDGELRKKPFGTADDESGEVHE
- the amaP gene encoding alkaline shock response membrane anchor protein AmaP, yielding MAKILDRLLLFIYSISVGAISAAVILLISGVLPYELNYQQEQNVIVASVIAAAILFILSLRFFYISVRRERASLPSVDQRTEFGDVQISMETIENLCLKATSRFRGVRDVKARIRVVESGLEIMIRAVVDGETPIPALTSDLQKAIHDHVQEITGIPVSFVTVYIANVTQSPNYKSRVE
- the xseA gene encoding exodeoxyribonuclease VII large subunit, yielding MADQKIYSIKDLNRYIRMKLESDQVLSDVWLRGEISNFTHHSSGHMYFTLKDKDSRIKSIMFASHNQRLPFVPKEGARVIARGNVSVYERDGQYQFYATHMQPDGIGSLYLAYEQLKKKLEDEGLFSPSRKRQIPRYPQTIGVVTSPTGAAVRDIMITLQRRYPSAKVVLYPVLVQGKGAAPSIVKAIGNLNRMGEADVLIVGRGGGSLEELWAFNEEIVARAIVASDIPVISAVGHETDFTIADFAADLRAATPTAAAELAVPNRAELLDQIGQRQRQLQHSLRQRAVHNRERLARLQRSPVLVHPRRTLMQHTERLDMMHQRLLRTVDTRMKWTGEKQERLRAALQRFNPREQVNAARRENAAARRQLELAIRSITRSKQQQWKSSVRHLDALSPLKVMSRGYSLVYDEQEQRLIKSMKDVQPGDSIKIKLTDGQLDCQVWGMKEDDNAHGE
- the folD gene encoding bifunctional methylenetetrahydrofolate dehydrogenase/methenyltetrahydrofolate cyclohydrolase FolD; protein product: MTASIINGKEVSQEIRASMTTEVKQLSEQGVVPGLAVVLVGEDPASQVYVRNKEKACHDLGFYSEVHRLDADTSQEDLLALVDKLNNQQSINGILVQLPLPKHIEEKAVIDAIAVDKDVDGFHPVNVGNLVIGDDSLLPCTPAGVIELIKRTGLEMSGKHAVVIGRSNIVGKPVSLLLQRENATVTMCHSRTANMKEITRQADILVVAIGRANFVDADFVKPGAVVIDVGMNRLENGKLAGDVDFESVKEVSGPITPVPGGVGPMTITMLMQNTLIAAKRAHGLA
- a CDS encoding Asp23/Gls24 family envelope stress response protein, with protein sequence MSTLPTEFERTDIGEIQIAPEVIEVIAGLATLEVKGVAGMSGGFAGGFAELLGRKNLSKGVKVEVGQREAAVDVSVIIEYGYRLPQVATEIQQNVKRSIENMTGLNVNEVNVHIHDVQFKSTEKVEEIDLNSQRVK
- the dxs gene encoding 1-deoxy-D-xylulose-5-phosphate synthase, which encodes MLLPQIKQPSDLKSMSQDDLALLSAEIRQFLIEKLSVTGGHLAPNLGVVELTVALHYCYNSPADKMIFDVGHQAYVHKVLTGRMDRFDTLRQHNGLCGFVKRNESEHDVWEAGHSSTSLSAAMGMALARDLKGENNQVIAMIGDGALTGGMAFEALNHIGHEQRKLMVILNDNEMSIAPNVGAMHKYLSKIRSDRHYLKAKDDVEGMLKKIPAIGDRLAKSASWIKDSVKYMMVPGVLFEELGFTYLGPIDGHDIPKLIETFKQADNVDGPVLVHVLTTKGKGYQPAEADSHKWHGISPYKIESGQVLKAVGKPMYTEVFGQTLIDLAKQDKRVVAVTPAMPTGSGLIPFSKEFPDRMIDVGIAEQHAATMCAALAMEGLKPVFAVYSTFMQRAYDQIVHDICRHNANVMFAIDRAGFVGPDGETHQGVYDVAFMRHIPNIVLMMPKDENELRHMMKTALDYNEGPIAYRYPRNNVVGVPLDDVLVPIPIGSWEQLRPSEGYAVIASGSMVQLAEEAAEMVKREGITAGVINARFLKPLDEQMLRDLAVRGTKLIVLEETSQAGSMGSAVLEFYAEQGLHDVHVQLMGIPDRFIEHGSIKEQREEVGLTVENVCAELRKMAVQSSYGIPKTRFPS
- a CDS encoding polyprenyl synthetase family protein codes for the protein MRAVKSMSNRPSFQAYLEEVTAEVTEALKHTLPDHWDVPQSLTDAMQYSLMAGGKRLRPLLVVAAAEAFGAQRTAAMPVACAVEMVHTYSLIHDDLPAMDNDDYRRGKLTNHKVYGEATAILAGDALLTHAFYSIVQAGRRSGVAADALLSIVEDMSELAGARGMVGGQVADMEGEQGMTDLSQLEYIHLHKTGDLIVFSLIAGARIGGATEGQLEALRVFGRDLGLAFQIQDDILDLTGDEQKMGKKTQSDVNQQKVTYPYFIGMEASVEEVKSLTQSAKDALERAELPDSSRLLEIADYLMSRDH
- a CDS encoding DUF2273 domain-containing protein gives rise to the protein MLWKEIWDSHRGRITGIIGGIFFGFLYVWIGFWDMLFFALLVFIGYTLGRRSDSKLGSSIPWREWGQWLGDRWRPFK